Genomic DNA from Setaria italica strain Yugu1 chromosome V, Setaria_italica_v2.0, whole genome shotgun sequence:
TTGGTGCCTGCATTAAGTTTTAGGTAATATTTTCCATTTGGTTCTTATTGCTGTCTTGCTGTTACAGATTCCAGAACCAGAAGCAGTTGATGTTGAACCACAACCACCTAAGGAAAATGCAGCAGGTAGGCGGGACATGTGTCTTTAGGGCATTCTTGTAATTGCTATGCTCGTTCTTTCTGTTTGAGAAAAGAATAAATGTATCATTATAATCATGCTTCTAATGCAACAACCACTTGTGCCTATTATCTTCTGTTCTTATCACTGCAAAAGAATTGACTAAGTATACTCAACTACAGATGACAATGAGAGATACGTGGGTGAATCATCACCGGGTCATTTGGAAGATCAGAAGGGAGAGACTGCTGGTAGATCAAGTAGTTCTGGAAGCTCTAGTAGTGACTCGGGCTCGTCCTCTAGTGGTAAATGTTCCCTTATTTTGCAGATATCATAACAAGACAATCTTTTGGATCCTGTATTCTTCTTTATAAAGGTTAGGTTTGGAAGTATTTAGGAAACACATGAATTTACTTTGAGAAACATGTGCAGATACGGACACAGATAGTTCATCAGCAGATGGCTCTGATGCACCACAGTCACCCAGAACGTAGCATCAATAGCCCAGGTATATTCTACATTAATGGAGCAATCATTTGCATATAATGTCGAATAATTTGGTAAATTCTTCAAATTCAATAAACATTTTTGGAGCTACAAATCACAAGGCTGTACAGACAATTCATGTCCTCTGTGGAACCAGTTAATTAGTTAATTGTTTTTTGCCAGAAAGCTTCTGGATGGATATTTGTCATAAAGCTTCTGGATGGATATTTGTCATCTAACTTACAGAAGATGCTGATTGATAAGCTCACATGAGCAATCCAGAATTCAACTATCTGGGTCATGTATTGCATTTGCTCAGCCATCAATCCTAAATATTTAGCCTTTTTTCCCATCTGCATAAGCTTTAGAAATGAAATTCCATAGACCAATGTGACATCTTATGCCTCTATCGTTTGAACGTTCTGTTGGCGAAATGTAAACTGTTGGCTTTGTCCTATAGTTTTTGCACAGAACATGGTAAGAAATAAATGTGCAGGCTTGGTGGTGACGACCTTGGTCGTTCTACTAGGAGCACCAGTATAAGTAGCTTCCTTTGTTGGCTTGTAAGTAAAATCAATTAACATTTAATTGGTGATAATCTGTGGTGTCGATCTACTGATTTTAGTTTATATCTGGGAGTCACCATTCACATGATTTAAGTCTGCAAAGGCTTTTATTACTGTGATCTTAAAACAACGCATGGTAGTAATTTTCCCAACTAAAGAAAGTACGCATGTTGGTTACAGAGACACTTTTTTAGGTAAGCATTAAAGGTGTCCCCTAGATAAATTGTAAATGGTTGACAAAGTCAAAGTATTCACATCAACAGCATAGCAGAGTTCTTTAACTTTTTCCTCGCATGTAGCCCGGaactgtttttctttttgtgtgTGCCAACTGTTTGTCTTCTTGCATATTTAATGTCACATACTCATATGTGAAGTGGCACATTGTACTGTACGTGTATGCGAATTTAATGTCATGCTGTTAATTTGTAGTATATTTGATTAGTCTACTGTTATTAACCTAATTTTTGTATGGCAACTCAAAGTGTTCCAAATGATCCTATACGTGTTTCTGATACTGCCAATATTTATAATTCATACTTCATTTATTTAGGCGCGCCTAGATACAATTGTTCTTCAAAACTATATTAGCACCTTCTGTatgatttgttttttcttaGTACAATACTTTCTTTGTTTCGTTGCGAGTATCGAGTACTCTAGGCTCTAGCCCTCCACCTCGTCTTTATGACAGCTATCAGGTTTACGATCCAAACTGATTTGATCTCTTTAcctttccttttcattttctccTTGCTAGCCAGTTTCATGGTTTGATATTTCTTTGCCTTTATGTGGCTCTAGTTTCAGCTGTAGCACCAAACTAGTATAAAAGATCCGTATTAGGAATTAATACATCGTGGATTTGTACACCAAACTAATATAAAAAATCCTTGTTAGGAATTAATGTATCCTGGAATTGTACTAGTGTCCTCAGAATTTGAGCAATGGGTGAACAATTGTATCAATTCTGCTTTTTGGCGTACTTTGGGCTGGTTGTTTGTTAGTCCAATTCTAACTATATTTGGAAAACACGAGAGGAAGGTATTCATATCATAGTTGTTTGACGTTTACTTGCTCCGTTTTTTTTCGCGGATTTCAACTTTTCAAGTACTAGGCTTTCTTGGTATCCTTTCCCATTTTCATCATCTGTCTATATATGGCCGTGCTGGTCTAGCCCATCGAGTAAGTTTTTGCCATTGGCAGAAAGTTTTGCAGttcagataaaaaaaaaatctgcagtTATGTTGTGGGTCATTTGAAAACATAAGTTGACCTGAAAACATGTTGTGATGTTCAAATTCCTCACTTACTAGTCAATGTATCATCAAGGCCAAGTTGTAAAGATTGGGCCTGATTTGCTTCTCTTTATTTTTGTACTTTACCTTTTCTTGAGCTTAGATAGGTACTTGTCTGCTTGATTGTCTTATTCTGTCAATTTTTCTACCTTGGAGGCATAGATCAGCCCTCCATAGCCTTGGTGAATGTGATTGAGCAATTTTTGTTGTCACATAGTTTGTTATGCGCAATGGGATGCAGATCTGAAACCAAATGTGCTGTAGATTGCTTGATTTAATACATAACTATGAATTGCACTAAGTACAGGAATTTGTTTTCCTTTCTATTACTAGTACTATTGCAAGGCTTAAGCTTATGCCTTGTTTGCTCGTTTTGTCATTGTTAGTGATTATTTCAGGTAGCTTTTATTGCCAAAGGTTGTTGCTCATAAAGCAAGAGTTAGTTAAGCTTTTAAACAAATCATGGTAGGGAAATGCGGATGCTTTGAGTCTACCTGCTTCTGAAATAATGCATTTAACTTCTGATCCAAACGACCAACTATATGAAATAATAAACTGActaaattataactaattccaTGATCACACAATCACAAAACTGACATGTCCGATTTCGTTTGCAGGTGTTGATTTGAGACTGGAAAGGCCATAACTCCTTAGTTCACCAATGATTCTAGCGTGAAATTGTCGGCGAGATTGTTGTAAATTTTGGTTATGTAGGGACCCTAACCAGTGCCATCTGCCATGCTGTTGTTGTTTTGGTCTCAGAAGTGGTTGCGTGGGATAGCTCATGCCCAATTCATCTGCAACACTATTTGCAGTCATGTACTTATTGTAGAGTGCTGCGTTTCTCTAGTCGTCAAGCTGGAAGTTACCTCACATTGGATAGGAAGAAACCTGCAAACTGGGGGCAGTAAAACAAGCGGTGGGGTGAAGACCAGGAACCTGGAGGCCTCGCCCTGTTGTAAGATTGTACAATTGTTATAGTTGTGTAATTTCTGTTGGTGTTTGCATTAGCATTGATCATTTTTTTTGTCTGTCTCCGGTTGCACTGCATCTTAAAATAGCGCTGCGCAtttgtttgaagtttgaactgAACTCAGCTCCATTGTGACTGGTACGGAAAGAAGTTCAGCAGACCAGCACCCTGAACTTCATCGTCTCGTAGACGGCCTCCAGAATGCAAATGTTTCTGGGTTCTTGTTGGATTGCTCCGCCGCATCGCCGGTGATCTTTCAATGGTGAAGCTGACTGAACATCTGTTGTACGACAGGTCATGTTTGAATGGAGAATCTGAGCATGTGTTGGTCTGGATGGATCTACCTTGTCCTGCTCGAAGAGTATTCCAGTATGAACTGGATGATTTCGCATGAAATTCTCACTTTTCAAGCAGGACAGAGTGTTATGTTTGTATTTTCCATGAAAATTTGCCGGAATAGGACTCGTGAAATTTGCGCGAGCAGTTCACAGCGCATCGTTTATTCGCAGAACCCCAAGGAAATTCGCGTTATCCCGGGAGGTCGGAAACAAACGGCACCGGCCACCAAATGctcccgctccgccgcctccccccgcTCCCACTGCCACGCGGCCCCGCACCCCGTCGCCTCCTGTCAGCCGcggcatccgccgccgcctccccctcgccGCTCCCATGGCCGGGCCTCCACGCCTGGCGCCGGGCACCGCCCAGCGACCTCCGCACGTGGGGCCCCGATGGCCCCTGCGCCTCCGAcgccgaggaggcggccggggcCCCGCCCGAACCTGACGCCGGCGCGGGCTCGTCGCTGGCGGAGATGGGTGCGCTGGTGCTGTCCACCGCCGACCCCCTCGCCAAGGCGCGGCTCACGCACGCCGCCTTCTCCCGGTGGGTCGCCGGGCTCCCCGTCGGCCAGGCCACGGCCCCCGACCACCCTGCCAGGCCCGACAAGCCCCTCGTGGTAGGAGCGCTTCCTCCTGGATTTGGCATTCCATCGAGCAGGAGTGGGTGACTGTACTGCTGATATTGCTCTTTATGCAGGTGACGCAGAAGGAGATGACCACGCACAAGGAGATGCGGGTGCCGCTCAACGCGTACATGCTGCACAACCTGGCGCACGTCGAGCTCAACGCCATCGACCTCGCGTGGGACACCGTCGTGCGGTTCGCGCCGCTCAGGGACACGCTGGGAGACGGCTTCTTCGCGGATTTCGCTCGTGTGGCAGACGACGAGAGCCGCCACTTTCGGTGGTACTCGCAGCGCCTAGCTGAGCTTGGGTTCAGGTGAGTGGCGCAAAAAAATGCAGGACCAGCTACCTACTTCTTCGATTCCATTGTATAATATATAAATGTCCGTATCATGTATTCATGTGTCACTGGTCAGAGGAGGAAACCACATGTCCGCCTATAATATTGCCTTAGTTATACATGGACGGTGACTTTTTTTTAGTGAATGATGAGCGATGCCAGGTTGCTCTAACATGTCATAGTATATCTGTGGACAGTTATGGTGATATGCCAGTTCACAATCTTCTTTGGAGGGAATGTGCAAAGTCGTCAAGTGATGTTTCTGCACGATTGGCTGTGATTCCTTTGGTTCAGGTGCCACATCAATACTGCTTCCTTATGCGTGATGCTTGTCCTAATAAATACATGTTTAATTTTAGTTGATTATTGAACTTGCTAGTATTCAGCTGGTACTAGTAGGTACCATTATTTCGGTGATAAAGCTTCCTCAAAAACTGTTTTGTtacaattgaccaatatgttGATTATTAGAATCTTGATAGGAAGCTAGAGGCCTTGATGCTGGACCAAGATTAGTCCAAAGGTTATTTGGTTTTGGGGATCATCGATCAGCAGATATTGTGGCAAGAGTAGCAGAGGAAGAGCTTGCACATGTTTCTGTAGGTTTGTATTGGTTTCTGAAAGTATGCCAAATGATGGGTCGTGATTCTGGTGATACTTTTAAAGGTTTGTCTCGCCTAATCGTCTAGAGTACTATATATGCATATACAAAATTATGTTGTCTAATGCAATATTCACATTAACATTTCAGACTTGATAAAGGAGTATGGTGTTGTATTGAAGGGTCCATTTAACTATCCGGCTCGTGATGAAGCTGGTATACCTCGAGAGTGGTAGGTCCTGACTCAGCAGTGTATATCTACAAGCATTTGACAGCTATAAGAGGGTTAATGATTATATTATTTCAGGTATGATGAGAAGTTTAAACAGGAATCTGCACAAAAACTTGAAGAGGTAAGAGACTGATTAGTTTTCGACGCTGATGTTTTGCAATGAACTTAAACTAATAACATGTCCTTGACAGGTGCATGATAGACTAGCTTGTATTGTTGAGATGGAGAAAGAGAATGCAAGTTTGAATGATTAAGTTCTACTTGATGTACATGAGAGACTGGGTAGGCactctactatttttttttaccatgtGTAAACTTACTCTTCTTGAACTCTAAAAAGCTACATGGTTTGTTTTTCATATAAATTGTCAacaaccattttttttcttttcagtttgaGATAGATAAACTTGACTATCTATCCACCATCAATCCAGATCATAAACGCTTAAGTTTGTAGGACAAAATCGTATATTCTGACATCTATGCTCTAACTTGCTAATGGTCCATAGTCCATGCTCCATAACCTGTAAATGGTCTCCTGCTGAAATTGTCTCTAGAATGCGCGAAGAAGAAACAGGACTTCTCCATAACTTAACTTAGTATAGTATCACATTTCTATTTGAGTAGCATTGAATAGTATTTAATCTTGACCATTTTAGGTTTCTTCTTGCTGGAGTGGAAAGATAGTTAATAGTCAATGCATGTTATACAACTCATCTGTGTATGCTTGCAAAGATACCTGCTGTCAAGTGGACACCCAGATCTTGTAGGCTGGAAACAGGAACCGGAAGCTGTAGATCGCTGGATTACTTAAAAGATCATTCGTGGTGGATTTCAATTGCTAGAACAGAGACAATTCAATTCTTCATTCTGCTGCAAGCTTACTGAGATACAGCATGTTGTCTCCAGCCATGTAATTTTATCATCCATGGCTGTACTGATTCCTATGTATGATTGATTCCGCATCATCACTGCAGAGCTTTACAATCAGGAATTCATGATTAGTGTAGTCAGTCCAACAAGGATGTGTCATGGAAGATTggtttattattatttttctacgCATTTTGATTGAGCAATTATTAAATTGGGATGATCTGGATGACAGGTTGTATACAGTGAGTACATGGTTAATTTTTTGTGCGTCTCCACAGATTGTTGTATATTCATATCTGCGGTTCATTCCAGACATTTGATGCTTGTGACTTTGTGAGAAGTAGCAGAGTGATTTGTTGGTGGCTTCTTGGAATCCTGTACTATTCAGTTTCGCGCCTGGGCGCCTGGCTTTTAATTTGAGTACAGATTAGTGTTGGTGGAAAGATGACTGATCAATGTTCCATTGATGGTGATTGGTGTTATGCTTATGGGTATTACTAACTAGTACTAAGTTGTGCTTCTGACACATATGCTTCTAGGACATTCTTTTGTTGCTAAGGGTGCATGGTATGTTAGATAAGTCGATCCACCCGTGCTAATTGGCCAGAGGATGAAATCACCGCAACCGATAGTATTTGTCTTAGTTATACATAAATACTGATTTTTTTTGTACGAACGTTATGTTGGTGTTTCTTGTCAAAGTATTCCTATGGACAATTGGGTGATATGCACACAATCTTTTGTGGATGGAGTGTGCAGTTTCTTCGGTTCAGGTGCCTTATCATTACAGCTTGCTTCCGTGCGAtgcactaagggggtgtttggatacgaggtgctaaactttaacagtgtcacatcggatgttcggatgctaattaggagaactaaacatgagctaattataaaactaattgcagaaccctgtgctaattcgcgtgacgaatctattaagcctaattaatccatcattagcaaatggttactgtagcaccacattgtcaaatcatggactaattaggcttaatagattcgtctcacgaattacactccatctgtgcaattagttttgtaattagtctatgtttaatactcctaattagcatccaaacattcgatgtgacgggtgttaaactttaacaccatggagccaaacaggccctaagtacATGCTTTATTTTTGCTCCGTGCTTTTGATGATGATACTTGCTGAAGAACTTTACCTGGTGAAAGTTAACTAATATATTGATTATCAAAACATTGAAAGGAAGCCAGAGTATAGTTCTTGATGATGTACCAAGATCAGTGCAAACAATATTTGGCTTTGGGGATCATGGGTCTGCAACACTGTGGCAAAAGGAGCAGAAGAAGATCTGTACATGTCTCTTTAGGTTCATATTGGATCGGGAACGTCTAGATTGTTCCGTTTGCTGCCGCCTCCCAGCTCAGTGAGCTGACAAAATGTCTCAGCTTCTGAATGAGCATTGCGCTGCTGGCCCTGATGTTTACCTATAGATAGCTGAGATTCCGTATCATCGCGAAGCTCCTTAATTGACCATCTTTTAGTGCACGCATGCGTCACGGAACAATTATCTATACTTTCTCTGCCTATGTCTGATCACGAAATCATTGAGTTGGGGTGATCTGATCTGGCGCGTAGAATTCAACGAGTAACGTGGGAGCCAGGCAGTGGCCACTGGCGAGCGAAACCGCCACGGCCGGAGCCGGACGCCCCGGACCTTCGCCTCGCCTTCCAAGCCCCAACCAACTCCACATGGCATGGGTGTCAGGGTGTCGCCTGGAACCTGGCACGTCCCACCCCGGTCCAAGCCAGGACGGAGTAGGAGGGCGGCCAAACCGCGCGCCGCCACGCGCCCCCGGGCGCCGGCGTCACCACGGGTTCAATAGCCGGAACTGCGGTCCACGAGTCAAACTCCACCCACGAAACCCCGTGACGTGATCGGGTGCGCGTCTGGCCGTCTGGGTAACCGGCGAGCGAGCGGGCAGTTCCTTCCTCTCGCCATCGCGGTCGTCGTCAGCTGAGAAGGAAAGCGTGTTGGGCTTCTCAGCACCGGAAGGAAGGAAAGCGACCACCCGAGACCGCACGCCTCCATATATACGGATCGGATTAGCTCTTGTAGTCTTGCGCGCACTTGGTTTTCTACGCCAGCGCAGCAAGCAGCGCAACGCAGCGGCCGGCATTGATTATTGCATCTGATCTccgcgccggagccggaggggaggagaggatcGAGAGAGGATgtgctgcggcggcgacggcgagtgcCGGCCCCTGGGGTGGCTCCTGGGCCTTCCCTTCGCGCTCCTCGCCGTCATCGTCTCCTTCGTCGGCGCCATCATCTGGATCATCGGGTGCGTTTGTTGTTCCCGGCCGGAATTTCTCCTTTGATTTCCCTTCTCAATCTCTCTTGTGGATCGGCACGGCCTTGATGATCCGACGAGACTAACTAATTCTGCTGGTTACGCTGTGTTCAATTCGCAGGCTGCCCATCTCGTGCATCTGCCCCTGCTGCCTGTGCGTgacgctgctgctggaggtggcCGTCGAGCTCGTCAAGGCGCCGCTCCATGTCATGACATGGTTCACCTCCAAGATACCCTGCTGATCATCATCCACTTCGCCGCTGTTCCACCGTAGCTAGCTACCTGCCTCGTGCTACCTCCAAGTTACTATTAGACTCCGGTTCGGCACTTTGTGTTCGTCCACAGAT
This window encodes:
- the LOC101775699 gene encoding uncharacterized protein LOC101775699 — translated: MCCGGDGECRPLGWLLGLPFALLAVIVSFVGAIIWIIGLPISCICPCCLCVTLLLEVAVELVKAPLHVMTWFTSKIPC
- the LOC101775292 gene encoding uncharacterized protein LOC101775292, whose protein sequence is MLPLRRLPPLPLPRGPAPRRLLSAAASAAASPSPLPWPGLHAWRRAPPSDLRTWGPDGPCASDAEEAAGAPPEPDAGAGSSLAEMGALVLSTADPLAKARLTHAAFSRWVAGLPVGQATAPDHPARPDKPLVVTQKEMTTHKEMRVPLNAYMLHNLAHVELNAIDLAWDTVVRFAPLRDTLGDGFFADFARVADDESRHFRWYSQRLAELGFSYGDMPVHNLLWRECAKSSSDVSARLAVIPLVQEARGLDAGPRLVQRLFGFGDHRSADIVARVAEEELAHVSVGLYWFLKVCQMMGRDSGDTFKDLIKEYGVVLKGPFNYPARDEAGIPREWYDEKFKQESAQKLEEVHDRLACIVEMEKENASLND